A window of the Cystobacter fuscus genome harbors these coding sequences:
- a CDS encoding glycoside hydrolase family 19 protein, translating into MFYKPTYRGMALLGVLGGLSGCTVDEVASTEKLSQLESAAIVSSISEGDYVIRSVMTNKCIDVASSSTEDGAKVQQWDCNGTNAQKFHISPTSDGYFKIINVNSNKGLDIKEVSTAQNAQLHQWSYVGGGNQQFKFVGRGNSQFSMHVRHTDMAIDLYWGSADNGTQYVQYPYTGTANQLYTFDKVDGGTTPPPTGTGIAAILSEATFNSMFPGRNGFYTYSALVAAANTFPGFATTGDTDTRKREVAAFLANIAHETGGLVYIEEINKSVMCDTSWGPPGCGCAAGKMYYGRGPIQLSWNGNYCAAGNALGVDLKNDPDRVARDATIAWRTGLWFWMTQAGAGYRPAHDSMVNNLGFGETIRTINGALECNGKNPAQVQSRVNNYLNFTGKLGVNPGGNTGC; encoded by the coding sequence ATGTTTTACAAACCCACGTATCGCGGCATGGCGCTGTTGGGTGTCCTCGGTGGATTGAGCGGATGCACGGTGGACGAGGTGGCGTCCACCGAGAAACTCTCACAGCTCGAGAGTGCCGCCATCGTCTCCAGCATCAGCGAGGGGGACTACGTCATCCGGTCCGTGATGACGAACAAGTGCATCGACGTGGCGTCGTCCAGCACCGAGGATGGCGCCAAGGTGCAGCAGTGGGACTGCAACGGCACCAACGCCCAGAAGTTCCACATCTCCCCGACGTCGGATGGCTATTTCAAGATCATCAACGTCAACAGCAACAAGGGGCTCGACATCAAGGAGGTGAGCACCGCGCAGAACGCCCAGCTCCATCAGTGGAGCTACGTGGGCGGCGGCAACCAGCAGTTCAAGTTCGTGGGCCGGGGCAACAGCCAGTTCAGCATGCACGTGCGCCACACGGACATGGCGATCGATCTGTACTGGGGCTCGGCGGACAATGGCACGCAGTACGTCCAGTACCCGTACACCGGCACCGCCAACCAGCTCTACACCTTCGACAAGGTCGACGGGGGCACCACCCCGCCCCCCACGGGCACGGGCATCGCCGCCATCCTGAGCGAGGCCACGTTCAACTCGATGTTCCCCGGCCGCAACGGCTTCTACACCTACTCGGCCCTGGTGGCCGCGGCCAACACCTTCCCCGGGTTCGCCACCACGGGTGACACCGACACGCGCAAGCGCGAGGTGGCCGCCTTCCTCGCCAACATCGCCCACGAGACCGGTGGCCTCGTCTACATCGAGGAGATCAACAAGAGCGTCATGTGTGACACGAGCTGGGGCCCTCCGGGCTGCGGCTGCGCGGCGGGCAAGATGTACTACGGCCGTGGCCCCATCCAGTTGTCGTGGAACGGCAACTACTGCGCCGCGGGCAACGCGCTCGGCGTGGACCTCAAGAACGACCCCGACCGGGTCGCGCGCGATGCCACCATCGCCTGGCGCACCGGCCTCTGGTTCTGGATGACCCAGGCGGGCGCGGGCTACAGGCCGGCGCATGACTCCATGGTCAACAACCTGGGCTTCGGTGAGACCATCCGCACCATCAACGGCGCCCTGGAGTGCAACGGCAAGAACCCCGCCCAGGTGCAGAGCCGCGTGAACAACTACCTGAACTTCACGGGCAAGCTCGGCGTGAACCCCGGCGGCAACACCGGCTGCTGA
- a CDS encoding sterol desaturase family protein, producing the protein MNNLGSVSRVLLVLSLGATLLEILAYKFVFKREYGWRSALATLAVIVGRGFTRLIPIALVLPGAAWLYEHRLFDASAHGVVSWVVLFFGIEFFYYWYHRLGHRVRWFWLSHAVHHSTNEINLVAAGRLAWTSQITGAYVIFTPLALLGFTPETILAGYALNLSYQFWIHADWFPKLGFLEGILNTPSAHRVHHAANLDYLDANYGGVLMLFDRLFGTYTPERDDLPCRYGLVHPLTTNNPLKIVFHQFGPFLRDVMSARSPREVWGYISSPPGWRPDGNSETTEDMRRKAAGAKPAETTPAPVYEAALP; encoded by the coding sequence ATGAACAACCTCGGTTCCGTGTCCCGCGTCCTCCTCGTCCTGAGCCTGGGCGCCACCTTGTTGGAAATCCTGGCCTACAAGTTTGTCTTCAAACGTGAGTATGGCTGGCGTTCCGCCCTGGCGACGCTCGCCGTGATCGTGGGACGGGGCTTCACCCGGCTCATTCCCATCGCGCTCGTCCTGCCCGGCGCGGCGTGGCTCTACGAGCACCGGCTCTTCGATGCCTCGGCCCATGGTGTGGTGTCCTGGGTGGTGCTCTTCTTCGGCATCGAGTTCTTCTACTACTGGTACCACCGGCTGGGTCACCGCGTACGGTGGTTCTGGCTGTCACACGCGGTGCATCACTCGACCAACGAGATCAACCTCGTCGCCGCGGGCCGGCTCGCGTGGACATCGCAGATCACGGGCGCCTACGTCATCTTCACGCCGCTGGCGCTCCTCGGCTTCACTCCCGAGACCATCCTCGCCGGCTACGCCCTGAACCTGAGCTATCAGTTCTGGATCCACGCGGACTGGTTTCCGAAGCTGGGCTTCCTCGAGGGCATCCTCAACACCCCGTCGGCGCATCGCGTCCACCACGCGGCCAACCTCGACTACCTGGATGCCAATTACGGAGGCGTGCTCATGCTCTTCGATCGCCTCTTCGGCACGTACACCCCCGAGCGCGATGACCTGCCCTGCCGCTACGGCCTGGTGCACCCGCTGACGACGAACAATCCCTTGAAGATCGTCTTCCACCAGTTCGGCCCGTTCCTGCGTGACGTGATGAGCGCCCGGAGCCCACGCGAGGTGTGGGGCTACATCAGCTCTCCGCCGGGCTGGCGACCGGATGGCAACAGCGAGACCACCGAGGACATGCGCCGCAAGGCCGCGGGCGCGAAGCCAGCCGAGACGACACCGGCTCCAGTCTACGAAGCCGCCCTGCCCTGA
- a CDS encoding DEAD/DEAH box helicase, translating to MSLSTLLTADSLRAASGSAFLSGEASWREGRVLSCALENDALEGLVRGRETYRVRLTASGGALVSRCACPVRDAVCEHAIALGLSFLSQGSVPAEPPEGPFATRADLERWADAHHVRHALAVSVSVLVAELPLNEARRNGLQHALNGLALRDVGSREGALRYVGARGSGLETAITEAAWAYLRQEADSVRQALSEEAARGEAHADAMLAPLWTRLLEVRRSLRAQAFPRSRERRASATWGFDAATCSLTWKERDRVVRSGPDYGTIGVSTRLSFPGGGESRVECSCAARQRGCAHALALVDTVLDVLAEPARAPEARRIAEELLLPGWARALKDLELLETEAARPRAGIEVWWCVEHELGALTVSPLVKKQTRKGTWSTGARMTAARLLEEHRELLSEVDLRVAEHLASWAPASRAAGTYPSRAFLALVGHPRVALELRPDEPLEVKRVRLGFTALSAADHIRLEPSVEGERLNPKTMGALLRAFTPGEPLFLAEAERGRFLLIDVNEEARQLWHVLDKHGDQFPPESHEQLLERLSRLETRLPLVVPPALKGREHPTEMVPVVRLRLLPDVSLELELLVRPGPGAPLYPPGVGPRDVLLSRHGERGYVRRHLMSEEERARAALVPLPLEGAEEGPPFRFRLGDTESALRLVAALQRPQEGLEVEWVDERPVITSSTGPEFLKVRVERKKDWFGVSGELKVETGRIELAVLLDAARRQKRFVRVDANRWVELGDTLRQRLQAVADHAFLGKNRVELSPGAVPAISALFDAGAEVEVAPAWRLLTERLAASLSLKPKPPASLGTTLRDYQVEGHAWLSRVAAWGAGACLADDMGLGKTVQALAMLLDRSRLGPALVLAPTSVAFNWVEEIQRFAPGLRPVLYAEQADRVKCLAKLKKNDVLIVSYGLLVRDAASLGAVQFATLVVDEAQALKNPNTRRARAARQLNAGFRIALSGTPLENHLGELWSLFAIVFPGLLGSWEQFRERFAGPIERGKDPEANAALSRVIRPFLLRRTKREVARELPPRTEILVPVALSEEEWTLYEDARLAAVAEVSTQGKGIRDEQQRFQVLAALTRLRLLASHPRLYDGQSALSSSKMRRLIELLEELRSEGHRVLVFSQFTSHLELVREELERAGFTYQYLDGSTPAAARAKRIHAFQAGEGELFLISLKAGGTGINLTAADYVIHLEPWWNPAVEDQATDRAHRIGQTRPVTVYRLVARGTIEEQILSLHSDKRALVAGVLEGTNVAARLTTQDLLALLEGGDSPRDRDDDEEEPRARTMH from the coding sequence ATGTCGTTGTCCACGTTGCTGACCGCCGACTCCCTCCGCGCGGCCTCGGGAAGTGCCTTCCTCTCCGGTGAGGCCTCCTGGCGCGAGGGGCGGGTCCTCTCCTGTGCCCTCGAGAACGATGCCCTCGAGGGGCTCGTCCGGGGACGGGAGACGTACCGAGTCCGGCTCACGGCCTCGGGGGGCGCGCTCGTGTCCCGCTGCGCGTGCCCGGTGCGCGACGCGGTCTGCGAGCATGCCATCGCCCTCGGGCTGTCTTTTCTCTCCCAGGGTTCTGTCCCGGCCGAGCCGCCCGAGGGGCCCTTCGCGACGCGCGCGGACCTGGAGCGCTGGGCGGACGCGCACCACGTCCGGCACGCGCTCGCGGTCTCCGTGTCCGTGCTCGTGGCGGAGCTGCCCCTCAACGAGGCGCGGCGCAATGGACTCCAGCACGCCCTCAATGGGCTCGCCCTGCGCGATGTGGGCTCGCGCGAGGGGGCCCTGCGCTACGTGGGCGCGCGCGGCAGTGGCCTGGAGACGGCGATCACCGAGGCGGCGTGGGCCTACCTGCGCCAGGAAGCGGACTCGGTGCGGCAGGCGCTCTCCGAGGAGGCGGCCCGTGGGGAGGCGCACGCGGATGCCATGCTCGCGCCGTTGTGGACGCGCCTGCTCGAGGTGCGCCGCTCGCTCCGGGCCCAGGCCTTTCCGCGCTCCCGCGAGCGCCGGGCCTCGGCGACCTGGGGCTTCGACGCGGCGACGTGCTCGCTCACCTGGAAGGAGCGGGACCGGGTCGTCCGCTCCGGGCCGGATTACGGCACCATCGGCGTCTCCACCCGGTTGTCGTTTCCCGGCGGCGGTGAGAGCCGCGTCGAGTGCAGCTGCGCGGCCCGGCAACGCGGCTGTGCCCACGCGCTCGCGCTCGTCGATACCGTGCTCGACGTCCTGGCCGAGCCCGCCCGGGCCCCCGAGGCGCGGAGGATCGCCGAGGAACTTCTCCTGCCGGGCTGGGCCCGCGCGTTGAAGGACCTCGAGCTGCTCGAGACGGAGGCGGCCAGGCCCCGTGCGGGAATCGAGGTGTGGTGGTGCGTCGAGCATGAGCTGGGCGCGCTGACGGTGTCGCCCCTGGTGAAGAAACAGACGCGCAAGGGCACCTGGAGCACCGGCGCGCGGATGACCGCGGCCCGGCTGCTCGAGGAGCATCGCGAGCTGCTCTCCGAGGTGGATCTCCGGGTCGCCGAGCACCTCGCCTCCTGGGCTCCGGCGTCACGCGCGGCCGGGACCTACCCCTCGCGGGCCTTCCTCGCGCTCGTCGGACATCCGCGGGTCGCGCTCGAGCTTCGTCCCGACGAGCCGCTCGAGGTGAAGCGGGTGCGGCTCGGCTTCACCGCGCTCTCCGCCGCGGACCACATCCGCCTGGAGCCCTCCGTCGAAGGCGAGCGTCTCAACCCCAAGACGATGGGGGCGCTCCTGCGTGCGTTCACCCCGGGCGAGCCGCTGTTCCTCGCCGAGGCGGAGCGGGGTCGGTTCCTGCTCATCGACGTGAACGAGGAGGCGCGGCAGCTCTGGCACGTGCTCGACAAGCACGGGGACCAGTTTCCCCCCGAGAGCCACGAGCAACTGCTCGAGCGGTTGTCGCGCCTCGAGACACGGCTGCCCCTCGTCGTCCCGCCCGCGCTCAAGGGACGCGAGCACCCGACGGAGATGGTTCCCGTCGTCCGCCTGCGCCTGTTGCCCGATGTGTCACTCGAGCTGGAGCTGCTCGTGAGGCCCGGTCCGGGCGCGCCGCTGTACCCTCCCGGCGTGGGCCCGCGCGATGTGCTGCTCTCGCGTCACGGGGAGCGCGGCTACGTGCGCCGCCACCTGATGTCCGAGGAGGAGCGTGCCCGCGCGGCGCTCGTCCCCCTTCCCCTCGAGGGCGCCGAGGAGGGGCCGCCGTTCCGCTTCCGCCTCGGGGACACGGAGTCGGCGCTGCGGCTCGTCGCCGCGTTGCAGCGGCCCCAGGAGGGGCTCGAGGTCGAGTGGGTGGACGAGCGGCCCGTCATCACCTCGTCGACGGGACCGGAATTCCTGAAGGTGCGTGTCGAGCGCAAGAAGGATTGGTTCGGGGTCTCGGGTGAGCTGAAGGTCGAGACGGGGAGGATCGAGCTCGCGGTCCTCCTGGACGCGGCCCGGCGGCAGAAGCGCTTCGTGCGAGTGGATGCCAACCGGTGGGTCGAGCTCGGTGACACCCTGAGACAGCGACTACAGGCGGTGGCGGATCACGCCTTCCTCGGGAAGAACCGCGTGGAGTTGTCTCCCGGCGCGGTGCCCGCCATCAGCGCGCTGTTCGACGCGGGCGCCGAGGTCGAGGTCGCGCCCGCGTGGCGGCTGTTGACGGAGCGCCTCGCCGCGTCGCTGTCGCTCAAGCCGAAGCCTCCCGCCTCGCTGGGAACCACGCTGCGCGACTACCAGGTGGAGGGGCATGCGTGGCTCAGCCGGGTGGCGGCCTGGGGGGCGGGTGCGTGCCTCGCGGATGACATGGGCCTGGGAAAGACGGTGCAGGCGCTCGCGATGCTGTTGGATCGCTCGCGGCTTGGTCCCGCCCTCGTTCTCGCGCCCACCTCGGTGGCCTTCAACTGGGTGGAGGAGATCCAGCGCTTCGCGCCGGGCCTGCGCCCCGTGCTCTACGCCGAGCAGGCGGATCGCGTGAAGTGCCTGGCGAAGCTCAAGAAGAACGACGTGCTCATCGTGAGCTATGGCCTGCTGGTGCGCGATGCGGCGAGTCTGGGCGCGGTGCAGTTCGCGACGCTCGTGGTCGACGAGGCGCAGGCGTTGAAGAACCCGAACACCCGGCGGGCCCGGGCCGCGCGGCAGTTGAATGCGGGCTTCCGCATCGCCCTGTCGGGCACGCCCCTGGAGAACCACCTGGGTGAGCTGTGGAGCCTCTTCGCGATCGTCTTCCCGGGCCTGCTCGGCAGTTGGGAGCAGTTCCGCGAGCGCTTCGCCGGGCCCATCGAGCGGGGCAAGGATCCCGAGGCGAACGCTGCCCTCTCGCGGGTCATCCGTCCCTTCCTGTTGCGGCGCACCAAGCGCGAGGTGGCGCGGGAGCTGCCGCCACGCACGGAGATCCTGGTGCCCGTGGCGCTCTCCGAGGAGGAATGGACGCTGTACGAGGACGCCCGGCTCGCGGCGGTGGCGGAGGTGAGCACGCAGGGCAAGGGCATTCGTGACGAGCAGCAGCGCTTCCAGGTGCTCGCGGCGCTCACGCGGTTGCGGCTGCTCGCCTCGCATCCGCGGCTCTACGATGGGCAGTCGGCCCTTTCATCCTCCAAGATGCGGCGTCTGATCGAGCTGCTGGAGGAACTGCGGAGCGAGGGCCACCGGGTGCTGGTGTTCAGCCAGTTCACCTCGCACCTGGAGCTCGTTCGCGAGGAGTTGGAGCGCGCGGGGTTCACCTACCAGTACCTGGATGGGTCGACGCCCGCGGCGGCGCGGGCGAAGCGGATCCATGCGTTCCAGGCGGGGGAGGGCGAGCTGTTCCTGATCTCCCTCAAGGCGGGTGGCACGGGCATCAACCTCACCGCCGCCGACTATGTCATCCACCTGGAGCCCTGGTGGAACCCGGCGGTCGAGGATCAAGCGACGGATCGCGCCCACCGCATCGGACAGACGCGGCCGGTGACGGTGTACCGGCTGGTCGCGCGCGGCACCATCGAGGAGCAGATCCTCTCGCTCCACTCGGACAAGCGGGCGCTCGTGGCGGGGGTGCTCGAGGGGACGAACGTCGCGGCCCGGTTGACCACCCAGGATCTCCTCGCGCTGCTGGAGGGGGGCGATTCGCCTCGTGACCGGGATGACGACGAGGAAGAGCCGCGCGCCCGGACGATGCACTGA
- a CDS encoding glycoside hydrolase family 30 protein — MTTSALAFGALVMGTAASAAPSAQVIWSSEKNPGDGAWFSGPLSIPYALSPQANIALTSPTTTSATTLAVDPSVQFQTMLGIGTSLEESTVFNLSRMSQAKRTEVLKKLLDPATGAGMNLLRITFGTSDFTGRQFYTYDDRPAGQTDPNLTYFSIQKDIDYNIVSTIKQALAVNPNLKIFASPWSPPAWMKDNGSLIGGKLLSQYIPTLATYYRKAIQAYQAQGIPIYALTVQNEPLYQAPDYPSTSVDSTQARQLIVALKNELNANGLSTRIWAFDHNFDSALAYVTPTLNDAAGNAATDGVAFHDYAGDPSSMTQVRNAWPGKNIMMTERSVWGTSGADRMAQYFRNWAAGYNGWVTMLDSNIQPEKWTGTPGPTMLIQSASSYDNYWALPEVYLIGQYSKYVKAGAKRISSTYGSASTVTNVSFLNPDNTIVSVVINQTASSQRFKLASEGWELLATLPAKTVGTYVWARENAPTATNLLANPGFEADGTLSSWNAEWHNAELAHKVDTDYPYTGNYKLTHYSAAAYQQISGQTKAVANGTYRASVWARSSGGQRALRLYAKGYGGAELTAEIGSGAVTGYTQYIINNIPVTNGNIEVGVYSDANAGNWAAFDQFELVKQ; from the coding sequence TTGACGACGTCCGCCCTGGCATTCGGGGCGCTCGTGATGGGAACGGCCGCCTCGGCCGCGCCCTCCGCGCAGGTCATCTGGAGTTCGGAGAAGAACCCCGGTGACGGCGCCTGGTTCAGCGGTCCCCTGTCCATTCCCTATGCGCTGAGCCCGCAGGCGAACATCGCCCTGACGAGCCCGACCACCACCTCGGCCACCACGCTGGCGGTGGACCCCTCGGTGCAGTTCCAGACGATGCTGGGCATCGGCACCTCGCTGGAGGAGTCGACGGTCTTCAACCTCTCGCGCATGTCCCAGGCGAAGCGCACGGAGGTCTTGAAGAAGCTGCTCGATCCGGCCACCGGGGCGGGCATGAACCTGCTGCGCATCACCTTCGGCACGTCTGACTTCACCGGCCGCCAGTTCTACACCTACGACGACCGGCCCGCTGGCCAGACCGACCCGAACCTCACGTACTTCTCCATCCAGAAGGACATCGACTACAACATCGTCTCGACGATCAAGCAGGCGCTGGCGGTCAACCCGAACCTGAAGATCTTCGCGAGCCCGTGGAGCCCGCCCGCCTGGATGAAGGACAACGGCAGCCTCATCGGCGGCAAGCTGCTGTCCCAGTACATCCCGACCCTGGCGACGTACTACCGCAAGGCCATCCAGGCCTACCAGGCGCAGGGCATCCCCATCTACGCGCTGACCGTGCAGAACGAGCCCCTGTATCAGGCGCCGGACTACCCCAGCACCTCGGTGGATTCGACCCAGGCGCGCCAGCTCATCGTCGCCCTGAAGAACGAGCTGAACGCGAACGGCTTGAGCACCCGCATCTGGGCGTTCGACCACAACTTCGACTCGGCGCTGGCCTATGTGACGCCTACCCTGAACGATGCCGCCGGGAACGCGGCGACGGACGGCGTGGCGTTCCACGACTACGCGGGCGACCCCAGCAGCATGACCCAGGTGCGCAACGCCTGGCCTGGCAAGAACATCATGATGACCGAGCGCTCGGTCTGGGGCACGAGCGGAGCGGACCGCATGGCGCAGTACTTCCGCAACTGGGCCGCGGGCTACAACGGCTGGGTGACGATGCTGGACAGCAACATCCAGCCGGAGAAGTGGACCGGGACGCCCGGCCCCACGATGCTCATCCAGAGCGCCTCCTCCTACGACAACTACTGGGCCCTTCCCGAGGTCTACCTGATCGGCCAGTACTCCAAGTACGTGAAGGCGGGCGCCAAACGCATCTCCAGCACCTACGGCTCGGCCAGCACGGTGACGAACGTGTCCTTCCTCAACCCGGACAACACCATCGTCTCCGTGGTCATCAACCAGACCGCCTCCAGCCAGCGCTTCAAGCTCGCGTCCGAGGGCTGGGAGCTGCTCGCCACGCTGCCGGCGAAGACCGTGGGCACCTACGTGTGGGCGCGTGAGAACGCCCCCACGGCGACGAACCTGCTCGCCAACCCCGGCTTCGAGGCGGACGGCACCCTGTCGAGCTGGAACGCCGAGTGGCACAACGCCGAGCTGGCGCACAAGGTGGACACGGACTACCCGTACACGGGCAATTACAAGCTCACGCACTACTCGGCGGCCGCCTACCAGCAGATCTCGGGCCAGACGAAGGCCGTGGCCAACGGCACCTACCGCGCCAGCGTGTGGGCCCGCTCCAGCGGCGGCCAGCGCGCGCTGCGGCTGTACGCGAAGGGCTACGGTGGCGCCGAGCTGACGGCGGAGATCGGCTCTGGCGCCGTCACGGGCTATACGCAGTACATCATCAACAACATCCCGGTCACCAACGGCAACATCGAGGTGGGCGTCTACAGCGACGCGAACGCGGGGAACTGGGCGGCCTTCGACCAGTTCGAGCTCGTCAAGCAGTAG
- a CDS encoding glycosyl hydrolase family 18 protein — MKAEESSLSYIPYPLRRLTVGAVLSTVVACSGAPDALSEQPLDTQEQAALTTRVVGYFPTWNGNVNDIQYDNLTHINYSFLLPTAQGGLTGLSSGDARLKSLVQTAHSRGVKVLIAVGGWNDGNDSGFEQLAANASTRTAFVNNLVNFVNQAGLDGVDIDWEYPDPGNSATNYGLLMKELSSAMHSRGKLLTAAVVANGYTGGGIPTATFADVDFLNIMAYDGGYPHSTYNYAVQSLDYWLGRGLPKDKAVLGVPFYGRSQTAYVGYAALVAQDSQAPYKDNVGAVYYNGIATIQSKSKLALQRGGGVMIWDISDDAKGSASLLTAIAQAVGSTTPPPTGSNLLDNPSFESGLTSWNSEWHSPALAHKVDTDYPYAGASKLTHYSAAAYQQVSGQSKAVANGTYRASVWARSSGGQKALRLYAKNYGGAEVTAEIGSGAVAGYTQYTISNIPVTNGSIEVGVYSDANAGNWAAFDQFELVKQ, encoded by the coding sequence ATGAAAGCTGAGGAATCCTCCTTGTCCTACATTCCCTACCCCTTGCGCAGGTTGACCGTAGGTGCTGTCCTCTCCACCGTGGTTGCGTGCTCCGGGGCGCCGGACGCGCTCTCCGAGCAGCCCCTGGACACCCAGGAGCAGGCCGCGCTCACCACCCGGGTCGTTGGCTACTTCCCCACCTGGAATGGCAACGTCAATGACATCCAGTACGACAACCTCACGCACATCAACTACTCCTTCCTCCTTCCCACCGCGCAGGGTGGGCTCACGGGGTTGAGCAGCGGGGACGCCCGGCTCAAGTCCCTGGTCCAGACGGCGCACTCGCGGGGCGTCAAGGTGCTCATCGCGGTGGGCGGCTGGAATGACGGAAACGACTCCGGCTTCGAGCAGCTGGCCGCCAATGCCTCGACCCGGACGGCCTTCGTCAACAACCTGGTGAACTTCGTGAACCAGGCCGGGCTGGATGGCGTTGATATCGATTGGGAGTACCCGGATCCGGGCAACTCGGCCACGAACTACGGCCTGCTGATGAAGGAGCTGTCCAGCGCGATGCACAGCCGCGGCAAGCTGCTCACCGCGGCGGTCGTGGCCAACGGGTACACGGGCGGGGGCATCCCCACGGCGACCTTCGCCGACGTGGACTTCCTCAACATCATGGCCTACGACGGCGGCTATCCGCACTCCACGTATAACTATGCCGTCCAGTCCCTGGATTACTGGCTCGGCCGCGGTCTGCCCAAGGACAAGGCGGTGCTCGGCGTGCCGTTCTACGGCCGCTCGCAGACCGCGTACGTGGGCTATGCCGCGCTGGTGGCCCAGGACTCCCAGGCGCCCTACAAGGACAACGTGGGCGCCGTCTATTACAACGGCATCGCCACCATCCAGTCGAAGTCCAAGCTGGCGCTCCAGCGGGGCGGCGGCGTGATGATCTGGGACATCTCCGATGACGCCAAGGGCAGCGCCTCGCTGCTGACCGCCATTGCCCAGGCGGTGGGGAGCACCACGCCCCCGCCCACGGGCAGCAACCTGCTGGACAACCCCAGCTTCGAGTCGGGTCTGACGAGCTGGAACTCCGAGTGGCACAGCCCGGCGCTGGCGCACAAGGTGGACACCGACTACCCCTACGCGGGCGCCTCCAAGCTCACGCACTACTCGGCGGCTGCCTACCAGCAGGTGTCGGGCCAGTCGAAGGCCGTGGCCAATGGCACCTACCGCGCCAGCGTGTGGGCCCGCTCCAGCGGCGGCCAGAAGGCGCTGCGCCTGTACGCGAAGAACTACGGCGGGGCCGAGGTGACGGCGGAGATCGGCTCCGGCGCCGTCGCGGGCTATACGCAGTACACCATCAGCAACATTCCCGTCACCAACGGCAGCATCGAGGTGGGTGTCTACAGCGACGCGAACGCGGGGAACTGGGCGGCCTTCGACCAGTTCGAGCTCGTCAAGCAGTGA